The genomic window CAAGGAGGTAAAGGGCTTCAAGCGAAAGTAAGATAATTTATAAAATGGTAATTGTTCCAGCTATAACGTGCAAGCGTTAATCAGAGGCGACGTATTGCCCATATTAGAAACGCAAATAGAGAGTCTACGCCAGCAGACTGCAAATATACCCAAGAGGTTCAGGACGCACTCGGCCCTCTTATGGAACAATTGACAGTAACAGATAAGAATGAAAACAAGGCCGGAAAGAAGAAGTCACGAGAATAAATACATGGATCAAATTGCAACCAGAGGGGTAGTATTTtattacagaaggtttttaGTCCAGCTAAGTTGATAGCATGGTTTTCCTTTAGTTTAAGCCAATAGAATATTAGCCTGTCCAACTCGATCCTCGGCCCAGTAAAATATTGAATTTAATCGGAGTTGGTAACTATTGAGCGACCTATTACCCTTACAAATTATTTGCATAGTATAAATTTTTAATAAAAATCTTTTAAGTTTATATGTTAAGTTTATGTTTCAAATATTAATTGATATAAACCATTTTTGGGATCGCTCAGTTTTTAAACCAGTTGGAATTGCTTTCCTACGTGACGGCCGCATTATATACAACGAGAGCGCACTCCTTAGTGCGCATGGCGCATTCTACAGAGTTCTTACCCGCGTAAAACCTCAATTCTATCAGTCTTTCGCCCAAAATACGTTCCCAGAGCAAGACCCATCCACATATATTATTAAACCACCTACGCGCCTAAACTTCACAAACTCTTCTTTCTTTATGTTTGAATGGTTGCAACGGCGATTTTGCATAGTTtcctctttttccttttacaCTTTTTCAACATAACGAGCGTGCACGTGTCGTAATGTAACAATCCATAGCAGCTAAATATAATTAAATCGATTAACAGCTTTTCTATTTCAATTCCAATACGTCTGTACCAGCGTTCAATGCAATCAAAATGGTGCAAAACTACTGTTGCAACCGTGTTAAAAGTTCTGGGACCTGTGCAGGCGGACAGGCGGACCGGCGGGCAGACGGGCACGTGGAAATCTTTATATGGCTATACATGGCGTGTGCCACTTTTGCGTGTTTCCTTTGGCACGAGCTTTGAGGATACGGGGATGTTCGTTGATGATCAACATGCACGGTGGCTTGCGCGCTTTGGCATGACATATGCATGTGCTAAGACACCGACGGAGGCCAATGCTTCCCAATTTTCCATGGCAAAACATTTTGCCTAGAGTGTCCCACCTTCAGGCCTTGAAATCAGCCATAAATCCAGCCATGTGACTATTTCTGCACTACAAATCAGGCATCTAGCAGCTGGAACCGCGCAACATTGACATGCAGCCACGAGGGGATTCAGAGACACTTGTGGGGCCGCTATTTATGACTGCGACAGCATGAGAGTGCCTGGAAAAAATCTTTCGCATGCCGGGTAGACAGATTGTTTTCAATCTCGGGGCGGTTGGAGTAGGCGGTTAGAGTAGGCGGTTAGAGTGGGCGGTTAGAGTAGGGAATCGGCAAATCCAAAGGGGCATCCACCCGGGCAAGACTGAGGTATTATTCATTTCGGACGAGAACTTGGGATGGATGAACAAAAATACATGTCTTCTCTAAGCTCGAGAGGATGACCACCTCCACTGATACATGTGAGACTAGATGGCGCTACGCTTAACAATGTCGTTTTCAGTATGTGATCTTACAACCTTTCCACAACTACGCCTATTCTCCCTAAGCAATGATGGACCTTTGGTTAAATGACAGCACATCTCATATTAGTGACGGATTACTGATTATTCACAAACTAAACCTCTGGTGGACGGCACCCTCAAGAGTCCAAAAGCTCATTTATGCAATTACAAGGCCGTGGATTCCAGCAGACCCATTCACCTTCTAAACTTTGGCGGAACCGCAGCACCCTCCTTCTTCAACGTGACCTTGAACGAAGGCAGCTCGACGCTGACCGCAGCGCCGTCCTCCCCGAGCCCAAAGATGAACTGATCCACCGCCCGCATCTGGTACGCCGGCCTGTCGATGGAGCCCCACGTGCCGCACGACCCCTGCTCCCAGGCCAGCAGCGCATCCAGCTGCGCGAGCTGCTCCGCCGAGCCCACCCCAATCACGCCCTTCCAGCTCTCGCGCTTCTCGTTCTTGAGGTTGGTGGGGTACAGCCGCGCGGTGGCGGTCAGGagctgcggcggcgggggcggcACGTCGGCCGGGGGCGGGGTGAGGTCCAGCGGCTCGACAAAGGCCGCCATGACGTCCTTGCCCCTGACGACCCAGCCCGTGAGGTTCAGCCCCGGCCCGAGGTCGTCCGCGGCCAGCGCGATACTCACGGTGGAGTTGGTGGCCTCGTCGCGGTAGACGCCCGCGTACCGGGGCGCGGCCTCGTCCCGCGACGATGCTTCGAGGGCAGGCATGAGGGCCTGCACGAGGGTGCTGAGGATGACCTGGGTGCCGAGGTAGGGGAGCTCCGCGGTGGGGCCCGTGGCCAGGATGGTGAAGACGAGGTCGTAGTCGGGCACGAGGACGACGTACGAGCTGTAGGTCAGGAGCCCGCCGTTCTTGGTGTAGACCTCGACGGTGCGCTGGTCGGACGTGACGTTCCTGGCGAGGTAGATCTCCCACGGGGCGCCGACCATGGTGCCCGAGGATGCGGTGGTGGCCCAGGGCTTGAGCCACTTGCGGGTCTTGGCGGGGCTGAGGAGCTTGTTGCTGAGGATGCCGTCGGCGAGGGCGATGAGGTCGTCGGTTGACGCGTAGTAGGCTCCAGATCTGGATGAGTTCGTTTTAATCAGTGTTTGTGTTGGAAGAAAGAAAGCCAATAATATCAAGAGGTGGGATAACCTACGGCCCCGTAAAGCCCATGTCGGCAGCCCACATGGTGTCCTCTACACTGATGACGCCCAATTTATCGTCGGGCTTGGTGGCAAAGGTATGCTTCATGTTCAAAGGGTCGAGGATTTTCTCTTGCACAAAGGCCTCAAAGGACTTGCCGGAAACCTTGCTGACGACGAGCCCGAGGATAGCAGCACCGTTGTTGGAGTAGACGGGTGTGGTGAAGGGTGCGAGCGCCGGCCAGTTGTCTCCAAAGAGTTGCAGAAAGTCTGGCCAAAGTACAGTTAGTAAGCAACCAAAGAGTTTCGAGACACCAATAGCAACTAGACTGTATcctgttggattgggaatcATGGCTCTTACCGTCGACGGTGCACTCTCGAACCCCCAGAAATCCAGAGCACCATGGGAGAGATGAATTGCCGCGCGGAGGTAATCCATAAACGTCCGGGTCGAAAGACTTATAAGTGGAAAGGTCGCTACTGACTAAGAGTGTCAAATATTCTTCAGTACAACCATTCCTATAAAGTCATAATAACAGCAATCCAGCATGGCAATCTGGAGGTGATTCTCATGAACAACATAAACACTCACAGTCTGCCTTGATGCCCGCCAGATGAGAAGCCAGCGCGCCCAGGGTAATCTCATCCCAGTCGACAAGGGTAAGCTCGTCCTTGACCTCGGGCTGCTCGTTGAGCTTCTCAAACTCCGGGAAGTACTTTGTGATGGGATCATCCAAGCTGACACCATCGAGCAGGAGGACGGCCAACACGGCAAAGACCTTGGTGACGCTGGCGATGCGGTACACAGACTTGCCGTCGACCTGCTGCACCCCCCTGGGGTCCAACACGGGCGGCGTGCGGTGGTACTCGAGCATGTAGCCGTCCTCGTGGATTGACTTGACGGCTATAGACACGGCCGTGTAGTTGAGGGCCGCGGTTACGCCGTCGAGCAGCTCCTTGGCGCCGGCTGCCACCACGGCGGCCGCCGGGCGGCTGCTGGGCGCCTTGGGGGCCGGGAGGACCGGGCCGGGGATGGGACAGAGACCGTTGCGGGCGGCCTGGACGGCCATGGGCAGCGATTGTGGCGCCAGTAGCCCGGCCAGCTGGAGGCCGATCAGGGAGAGGAGAGACGGTCTAAACATTCTTCCTGCGCTGGGGACTGGATTTGTGGGATGTACAGCACTATGGATGGACAACCTGTCACTTGGAGATAATCACATTTGGTCTTGTTACAACGAGGAGATCGCCATGTTTAAGTACTTTTCTGGAATCACTTTTTCagcttgtatttttttttcctggagTCATTTTTCAGCTCGCTGCCTAGCTACATAACACCGTACGTTGTGGCCGGCCGGGCTGTAGGCTTCGGACTGGATCGGAGGCATGGATAATGCGGGGCGTGACGCGTTTGTGTATGTAAGATGCCGACGGTTTTCGCTTATACGTCCCCCGTTCAGCTGGTTGACGCTGCGGCCTCGGAATACTGCTGAGTCGCTGACACCAAAGGGCGCGAGGGTTGTGGCTCAGCTCACCGATGCCAAGACGCGCAGGAAGTGGACAAAGGTCTAAACTCGTTGCTCAAAATTGGGCATGCATGTCGATCCCCGCAGTGCGAATCTGAGCGACCGCGAAGCAGCCGGGATGTATGCGACCTGTACAAGACAGATCTAGGTACGATGGACAAAAGTCCACGCCAAGATGCGGTACTGTGATGGGTGAATTCTTGGCTTCTTTTTAGGTCAGCTGGAAGGGTATTTGGTCTGGGAGTATTAGACGTGGTGCGTGCAAATTGCCCTACTTCATGGACATGTATTACCACAAATATCTTGGTTGAATGGTTGCGTGGAATGCTAACGTGGCAGCTGAAAGAAGATTTGTTTGGGTTTAGACTAGAAAGGGGGCAGGCAAGCAGGGCGCCGTAAAATGTCACATTACTGTACATATGACCCCCTGAATGAATGTACCGGCGATGTTTGgccttgttttttctttcgacGAATTGAAATTCCGTAGTCCGGGGGACAACAATATGTGAATTACCTCATAAAGTGCTATTACCAGGACAAGGTCAGGACATAGGTACTTGGTGGGGTTTCTGAATTTACGTGTACTGTCGGTGCAGGGCAAATTCGAGTATTCTCCATTTTAGGCCCACGAATACATTCATTCAGGGGGTCGTGTGTAGTAATGCCTTCCTTCCTTCCTATTTGGGAAGCATGACGTGTTTGTCGAGTGTCGACAAAGCACCAAAAGTACAAAGTTCCAATTGAATGTCAGTCTCCAGTTGGACGACGCCACATCCTGGGCTTTTCAGCCTACGTACGACGATACAGTCTGCCAAAGTGGCTGACACCTTGGTTCTGGGCCGCAGGGCAAAAAATGGATTCCAGGTTTGTTTTGTCGCGCTTCATTTTGCCTTGTTTGTAAGCAACGGGCCGATGATGACTTTTTTTCCGTCTTCCGTTTGGCAGGTTATTTCTCACTTGGCAGGGCGGATACCGCGAGATTGGGTAACCACCAAAAAAGGAGCCCGCTTTTGTCCACATGGCCTCCTGGAATCTCGCTGAAATGATCTACTGCGATAAAAAGTCCTTGTTCCACAAATGGATATTAGCCAATTTGTTCAAGTTTTGGTACCGGATAGAGGTGTTGTCCTGCACgggaaaagagagagagagagagggagagaaaaaaaagaaaagaaagaaaactcGTGGTTATAATCCTCTACCTAAGCCACTATGCATCTAGAGCATTCCGCGCTTCGCTTCCAGTGGCAAAGGCTGCAACTTGGCATTCTTTCGTCGTCGTTGGCGGAAGGTGGGAGCAGCTTGCGCAAGCGAGGGCTTTGCCGCGAGTCAGGGGCGCAGATCTGACCAGGGCTTCGATGGTTGCCAAGCGGGGCGTTGCCAACAATTTACGTAGCAAAGGGCGCCGGTGGATACCGTCAACTTGTCAACTGGGAGCTCCCTGGGGAGACCACGGACGCCAGTGCCGAGGACCTGGGCCGTCGACTTGCTGTGCCCGAAAGAAAGCTTGTATACCACGTTTAACCGGCGTTGGAATCCGAGACGGGTGGCCCTCACCCGAGAACGGGGAAAACACCGAAATGACGTTTTATTACCAAGTGTCGTCTAAGCGGGCTCTGATGCTTAGCAAGCCTGCCGCCCCAGGTCGGTTGGATATTAGTGGCATACTGGCAGGGTAACAATGACGAAAAAAGATGGAGAAGATTTCTTTCTCGACTACCGCGTAGCTTTTGTATATATTAGAACAGCCGTTCCTCCTCACAGGGGGTCCGAGGTGTACCGGGCCTTGGCTCTTTACCACCCACCGTAGTTTGCGCAGTCACCCCCGACGTTTGCCAGCGGTTCACACTCATTTTTACCAGAGAATCCTTGACAAGTTTCTCAACCCCCACAACCACAGCCAAAACCAGTAAACCATGAGGACGACGCTTCTATCCAGCCTGGCGTGCGCCATCGCGGCGGTCACGGCAGCCGGCAACAGCTCGTGCGCCGGTAAGCAGACGTACGACCACATCGTGGTGGGCGGCGGGCAGGCGGGCATCGTGGCGGCGACGCGGCTCGCGCAGACGGGCAAGCACGTGCTCCTGCTGGAGCGCGGCGTGGGCCCCACGGTGGCGACGGGGGCCGACAACGTCCTCTCGTGGAACGACACGCTCACGCCGACCGACGTGCCGGGCCTGGCCCCCGCCGTGCGCGACGTCGGCCTCTTCTCCAAGTACATGTGCCCCGACACCGAGGGCGTCTCGGCCTGCgtcctcggcggcgccggctcCTTCAACTACCTCGTCTACGTCCACCCGCCCGCGCGCGACTTTGACGACCGCTGGCCCAGCGGCTGGAAGTGGAGCGACGTcaagcccgccgccgaccgcGTCTACGCCGTCAACCCGGGCTCGCAGATCCCGTCCGCCGACGGCAGGCGCTACGACTTTGGGCTGTACGACACGCTCGGCAGCGGCTTCCTGGCGTCGCGCGGCTGGAAGGCCGTCGACCAGGTCGCGCAGCCCGACGAGAAGCACGAGGCCTACAGCTACCCGAACTGGAACATTGGCGACCAGAAGCGCGCCGGCTCGCTGGCCAGCTACCTGCCCGTGGCGCGCCAGCAGAGCGGCTTCAGCATGCAGCTCAACGCCAGCGTGTCGCGTCTGCTCCGCGAGGGCGGCAAGGTCACGGGCGTGGAGATCGAGGGCGGCAAGAAGCGCTTCCGCCTCGCCGAGGGCGGCAAGGTGATACTGGCGGCCGGGGCCTGGGGCACGCCGCGCGTGCTGCTCAACTCGGGCATCGGGCCCGCGGAGCAGCTGCGCATCATCCAGAACGGCACCAGCGGCGTCAAGCTCCCGGCCCGCGACCAGTGGGTGGACCTGCCGGTCGGCAAGACCATCCGCGACCACTCCATCTTCACGCTGACCATCCAGACCAACGAGACCTTTGGCGCCTTCAACGCGTCGGCGGCCGCGTTTGGCGTCTCGTCGGCGCGGTCCGACATCTCGCTGTACAACGAGCGGTCGTCGGGCCAGCTGGCGCAGGGCATGCACAAGCTCATCTTCTGGACGTCGACCGACGCGGGCGGCGACAACCGCACCCGCTACATCCAGGGCTCGTGCTCGCCCGGCGGGCCCGGCCTGTTCAGCATCAAGGCGTACCTGACGCACGGCCTGACCTCCAAGGGCTCCGTCGGCATCGACGCGGGCGGCAAGATGGTCTTTACGCAGAAGCCGTACCTGGTCGACGCGGCGGACCGCAGGGCCGCGCTGGCCTTTGTCGAGGAgaccgtcgccgccgtcaaGGCCTACCCGGGCTGGAAGCTGCAGGGCTACAGCAACTCGACCGCCGTGCTGGACAAGATCGAGCCCGGCAACCACTTTGTCGGCACCGCCGGCATGGGcgaggacaaggccacgTCCGTCGTCGGCCCCGACGCAAAGGTCCACGGCATGGAGAACCTGTACGTCGTCGACGCCAGCATGCACCCTGACCTGCCGACCGGCAACACCAACGCCATCGTCATGGTTGCTGCCGAGGCTGCCATTGGCAAGATTATCGCGCAGCAGTAAGTGGGCGAAGAGTGTTTCTGTTATGAGATGTTTAGATGTACTCCGCAAGGGGGTTTCAGTTTGTACATGTCGTGTATAGAATATGTAAATAAGCATATAGAGTGTTCATGAAGTAGTTTTGTGTCTTATTAGTTTATACCCCGAATAACACTCGAAGCATGAGGCGGAGAATAAGTCGTGGCCATTTGATCAGCTGATATAGTCTTTGCAACACGAGCAAGGGAAGCTTTGGAGGCTGGAATATTATCCAGAGAAAGGCGCTCCTGAGCTTTTGCATCCGCTTCGTGAGGGCTTCTTGTAGCATGGCGACCTCGTCGTCAACGGATGCTATGGTAACCTGACCAGCGTTCAATGGTCCTTGTGTTGCGGCCTCCCCGGGTGATGTGTCCGTGGTCCGAGTTGAGACCATCGGAGTCTCCGGGACGGCAGCGGGCGTCACACCTGGCGTTTCTTCTACCGTGCCGGAAACCTCACTAGGGAGTGTCGCCACTGTAGGGGGTGGATGATTTGCGGGTGTTTGCATGCTTGTTTGCATGCTCATCTGTTGCCGTATCGTTTCGAGACTCGGACGCATAAAAAGCTCCGCCATGGCGCTCAGATTCTCCAGCGTCGGCTGCGTTCGGTCCTGCAAACTCGTTGACGATgtggctggtgctggtgctggtgcaggtgctggtgctTCGATCTGGACAGGAGAGGCCACAGTTGGGAGGATTGCCTGTGGCCTGGAGGCGGACGGAAGAGGAGCTGAGGTCGGAGCAGCGGTCTGCGCATCGCCATTGCTACTCTGACTACCTCCCATCGCTTGTGGGCTAGAAACCTGCCAGAAGGTGGCAGGTTGTGGTCGAGGCAGCTCCAGCGCAGTAAGTTGCTGGTTCTTCAtctccatgaccttgtcaagATCGCCGGCGAGCCTGTCCAGAGATCGCTGAGGACCACTGTACCTACCAATCCTGGTGGTCGAGATGCCGTCCGAACCCTTCCTGTGCGAAAACTTTGCCTTGATCCTGTTCATGGTCCCCTTCAACCCACCACGGACCTTGATCTTCATCAAAAAGGGCTCGCCCTGCCGCGCAAAGGCAAACGCCGTCTTGACCAAGTTCTGCTGCCCGGGGTCAAGCTCGTTCTCCTTGAGGCTCCACTCCAGCGTCCGGTGCAGGCCCGTAAACaccttcttgcccttgccgctTCGGCACACCCGAGTGCCCGTAAACTCCCACCGGCAGGGGACCTCAAACGACGTCTCGAACTCTTTGCCTCCCAGCCCGCCGCCCGCGCCCATGACCTCGAGTCTGGGCTCCAGGCTGACCCGCTCGAGCTTGGCCTTGGTGCTCTCGGGGCCGACGACGCGGCGCGGGCCGTAGTAGGGCGTGATCTGGGCGGGCAGGCCACGGAGCGGCTCGCGCACGTCCTCGAGCGTGACCTCGATGCGCGCCCAGTCCAGACGGTAGTGGGCGGGCTGCTGGATGTAAAAGTCAATGTAGACGATgccggcgtcggcgtccTCGAGCACGCCCCACTGCGACTCGGCAAAGAGCAGGTTGCAGTCCACCTGCACGCTGCCGATGGACGCGCCGCCCACCAGCGCGTCGCGGTGGTTGACGTGGTCGAACCGCTCAAAGTCGTACCGCCCGTAGCGCTTGCTCCACGTCCCTCTGCTCAGCTCCGGGCAGGATGGAGCGGGGGTTTGCTGGGCGGCCGGCGGGACCACGGCGCTGGTGATGTCGCCGGGTCGGCTTGTTGAGGCCATGGGGGTTTTTGTGTGATTGGTGTTTTGACGGGGTTGGATTGACACGagcagatgaagatgaaAGCGATGGATtaaaactagaactagttctagaaatAAAGTGAGAAATTGACTGATCAATTTGCAAGACGACTCTACTCCCGGGAGAGAAGTGTGTGAGTGGGGTTTCTGAACCCAGAGTCCAATCCCAATCCTGACCCGTCAGCCGCAATCTTCAAGGGTGTGAGGCCTCCGCAAGCTGACGCCAAGACTCGGGCGCAGCATGATGTGGGCATTTGGCATTTGGACAGATTCTCAAGACGTTATTATCATCCTGCCGCATCTTCTTCACTTGCCGGCAAGGCACTGAGCAAGGCCCTATCGCGGCATAAACAAAGCAGAGTATGGAAAGCTACTGGAGCGATTCATTTTACAGGCCGCCAAGACCACGGAGGGCAGTCGACCACGACtttgcgccgccgccaccacaaGGTGCGGAGCTGGACAGGTTCAGCGGGCGGTGGAGCCACGCCGACCCCAACCCCGAGGGCAGCAACCATGACGGGCAGGTCATCTACGCAGGACCTCCTCCGGGTCCTGCGCGTCCCAAAAGCCCGCGCGCTCGTCGCAGGAGGGGCTCGACCGAGTTGGTCTATATCGACGAATACGTTCGCCATGGGTCCCACAGACACGCCTACGGGGATCGGGAATTTCAAATGACGGCAGAGGAAGAGCACCAAACTACGTGCGACCCCGATCAACCCGTCAACGTTCACGTGCAGCTCCAGTTGCCAATCGCTCTGGACCTCGACGATGAGCTGGGCGAACTGGCGCGGCTCCGAAGAGTGGGCGATTTCAGAGCGGCCAAGAGCTTCTTCCGCAGCAAACTGGCAGAGCACATCGGAAACCCCTACGTGTTTGTTCAGTATGCAGAACTGCTCCTGGCCATGGAGGATTACAAGGCCCTCAAGTCGCTGCGGCCCCCGCCGAGCTTCGGGGTCAGCATAGAGGAGGAAGGGCTTCGGCGGGCGCGGCGGGAAAAGGGGTTGAACACGGAAGACGGCGCGGACCCGTGGCTGGATTTACATCCCAGGGCGGAGGGGACCTTGCTTTTTTGGAACTGGTCGTTGATCAAAAGTCTCGTATTGATCCATGCAGACGATTGCGTCTACAGCGTGGAGTGGCTGCGCAGTACATTCAGCTACCTTGATTTTCAGGACGATCTGGGGTCAACAGAGGTGCAGATTATAGTCTTGAGTATCAAGCTATTCGTTGCTGCATTCAAGTCTGCCTCCCAACTCAACCATATAGGATCATTACAATCGGACTTTGAGCACTGGGTAGACTGGGGAAGCCTCTTTGCCAGCTTGTCAAGACAGAACCGCCACTGGGACTGCTGCGACCTCAAGGCCATTGACGCCATAGCGTTTGGCTACAGGGAGCACTGGAACTGGCAGAACAACCTCCCGGGCAGGGACAGGTTCGACTTTGACTTTACCGGGCCGTGGGAGCAGCTCGACCACGACGAGGCCAGCCTGCTGGCATGTCTCGACCAGACGACTTCGGTCACCTTGGCTCACTTCACCGCCAAGCCCTACGTCATAGACTACATCAAAAAGTCGGCAAACATGTTGTCCATGATGAACAGCGCCGCCGAGCTGCTGAAGCGCCACTACCCTGCCGCCATGAGGAGCCGGCCGTTTGTCCGCTGGCTGATCCTGTCGTCCCAGGCCGcaagggcggcggtggcacAAGAGGAAGACGACAACAACTTTTCCACCGACAGGCAATATCCTCGCAGGATTCCATCGCCAGACGACTCAGCCGACCAAAGGTGGGACGATGCTGCCGCAAAAGACCGTCAGGTCATCCTGTGGAAGGGAGACTTTAGAAACCACGAGCAGTGGCTTGCCCTCAACAGGGGCGAGTTGGATCCAGAAGAATACTATCGCAGATGGGCTGCGCGGAATCCCGATGCCGCCCGGGCAGCGTGGAGTTCGAGGCCATCTCTGGAACGAGAGCGGGAACGCCGCGACGCTGAGTCGGACTCTTGTGATTCGGGAGACGAGTCTTCGCCTGTAGCTCGCGTGGCCAGGCGACGCTGGGATAGCCATTCAAGCAGTTCCGACGGAGAGGGTAGCTCCTGGTACCCGGAACACCAGTATTACCCGCCGCCACCCATCACCTCGGAGGTCGTTGACCGCAGGGATGCTCCCGGCATCCCCCCTGCCAGCAAAGCACCTGATTCTCCAACATTTACTCAGGGGCAAAATACTGCAGAGCCGGCCGAGATGGTGACGTCCAAGGAGCCAACTTGGACCTGGAGGCAACCCACCGTCATCTCCACGGCCCCCGCGGAAGTCCAACGCCCCAGCGTCCCACCCGACGAATCTGCCACGAGATCCAGGCGCGCGCGGGTCGACGACGACTCAGATTCGGACGCACCACCGCTTACGCGAGGGAGCCAAGACTACCACCCACACGAACCCCGGATTAACTCCGCCCCGACCAGCCTCCACGGCAATGTCGGACGCTACAGCTCGCATCGAGAGCTAGACACGACTCCCGGCGCTGCGGATCCCGTGCGCGAGAGACGGTACGCGAGCCCGAGGGGTGTGCGGTGGGAGGACCACGAGCGGCGGAGGCAGAACGACCGCATCGGGAACAGGGCGCCGTCCGTCGTGACGTCCGATGGGCCCTCCCACGCCCTCTCTGCCGAGGCCTCGGCGCCCCTGACCCCGGTTGTGAGGAAGCAGCAGAGGATGGAGCCTGGCCGCAGGAGGCCCAGCGTCGCGGTGGTGCCGCTGCCGACGGAGGGCATGCCAAGGACAGCGCCTCGCCGCGGAAGACCGAGCGTCACGATTGCTGATCCGGCGGTGGGATCTAGTACTGCTGTTGATGCAGCTGGTCTCGCGCATGCCCAAGCATTCGAGGGGGGCTCTTTGTCAAGCAATCGCATCACTCTACCCAATTCAAGAGCCCACTACGATATAGACAAGAAATGGTGGTATTGTAAgtcttttgtctcttttctCGTCACGACCCCAGCCGAACCGGGCATACTTTGGTCAAACATTTCTAATCAAATTTATTTGTTCAAAAAGGCAACTGTAATCCCGACCTCGCAGCCTCCATCCGCAGAGTGAATAAAGAGACCAAGAATAAAGGACGCAGGTTCTGGACGTGCTCCAAGGACAGGTCGATGAGCTGTGACTTTTTCCTCTGGGAAGATGACGCCTGCGTCGTCGAGGCCCGGGCCGAGGGCCAATCGCCGCCGTGACGCCCGCTTCGTTTCTTCCGCCTGGTGCAGAGCTGAAGTTTGGCGGTGGTAAAGTCAAGATTATCGTTGGGACATGGTAGGAGCTAGCAGATATTTTCATGGATTGGGCGGCGCCGGAAAGCCCGACCAAGGAGTTGAGGACTTGGGGAGTACCGAGCAGGGGATAAGGTGGAAGTGGGAACGTTATTAGCAGGGTTTATGGAGTGACAAATTTTTATTCCCCCAACGAACCCTATTTTTAAAAGCTGTGCATCAAAATAGCGGTTCATGATCAAAATAGAAGTTCATGAAAAGTCACAGCAGCCGATGTGAAAAGTTAAAATACACACATTGAGGGATATAGATGACCGCAATCATCGAACCAATCGTTGCGATCTCAACGGATGCTATAGTGCCACTTTCAATGTTGAAACCCTTTTCTGCCTTT from Pyricularia oryzae 70-15 chromosome 4, whole genome shotgun sequence includes these protein-coding regions:
- a CDS encoding beta-lactamase, translating into MFRPSLLSLIGLQLAGLLAPQSLPMAVQAARNGLCPIPGPVLPAPKAPSSRPAAAVVAAGAKELLDGVTAALNYTAVSIAVKSIHEDGYMLEYHRTPPVLDPRGVQQVDGKSVYRIASVTKVFAVLAVLLLDGVSLDDPITKYFPEFEKLNEQPEVKDELTLVDWDEITLGALASHLAGIKADFSSDLSTYKSFDPDVYGLPPRGNSSLPWCSGFLGVRECTVDDFLQLFGDNWPALAPFTTPVYSNNGAAILGLVVSKVSGKSFEAFVQEKILDPLNMKHTFATKPDDKLGVISVEDTMWAADMGFTGPSGAYYASTDDLIALADGILSNKLLSPAKTRKWLKPWATTASSGTMVGAPWEIYLARNVTSDQRTVEVYTKNGGLLTYSSYVVLVPDYDLVFTILATGPTAELPYLGTQVILSTLVQALMPALEASSRDEAAPRYAGVYRDEATNSTVSIALAADDLGPGLNLTGWVVRGKDVMAAFVEPLDLTPPPADVPPPPPQLLTATARLYPTNLKNEKRESWKGVIGVGSAEQLAQLDALLAWEQGSCGTWGSIDRPAYQMRAVDQFIFGLGEDGAAVSVELPSFKVTLKKEGAAVPPKFRR
- a CDS encoding cellobiose dehydrogenase, yielding MRTTLLSSLACAIAAVTAAGNSSCAGKQTYDHIVVGGGQAGIVAATRLAQTGKHVLLLERGVGPTVATGADNVLSWNDTLTPTDVPGLAPAVRDVGLFSKYMCPDTEGVSACVLGGAGSFNYLVYVHPPARDFDDRWPSGWKWSDVKPAADRVYAVNPGSQIPSADGRRYDFGLYDTLGSGFLASRGWKAVDQVAQPDEKHEAYSYPNWNIGDQKRAGSLASYLPVARQQSGFSMQLNASVSRLLREGGKVTGVEIEGGKKRFRLAEGGKVILAAGAWGTPRVLLNSGIGPAEQLRIIQNGTSGVKLPARDQWVDLPVGKTIRDHSIFTLTIQTNETFGAFNASAAAFGVSSARSDISLYNERSSGQLAQGMHKLIFWTSTDAGGDNRTRYIQGSCSPGGPGLFSIKAYLTHGLTSKGSVGIDAGGKMVFTQKPYLVDAADRRAALAFVEETVAAVKAYPGWKLQGYSNSTAVLDKIEPGNHFVGTAGMGEDKATSVVGPDAKVHGMENLYVVDASMHPDLPTGNTNAIVMVAAEAAIGKIIAQQ